One genomic segment of Arthrobacter sp. Marseille-P9274 includes these proteins:
- a CDS encoding class I SAM-dependent methyltransferase, translating to MTIDQETTLEELRSGLDPAAVAAAAGSYLEILNKAAIALLTSVGHQTGLFETLAQLPPATSRQIADARGLDERYVREWLGGMTAAGVVRYDVAGRTYRLPREQAAVLTRAAGPNNMALLMQHISMMGEVEQKIIDRFHRGGGLAYGDYPHFHRNMAETSAAVHDAALLDVILPLAPELPQRLARGIDLCDIGCGSGHAINLMASAFPASRFTGYDFSGNAIEAARAEAGRMGLANASFEVLDVAALDREQAFDAVTAFDAIHDQAHPAQVLTNIRKALRPGGVFLLVDIKASSYVEDNAALPWGSYLYAISMFHCMSVSLGLDGDGLGTVWGRQLALSMLSDAGFGQVEAKEIESDPFNAYFVARL from the coding sequence ATGACCATCGATCAGGAAACAACCCTTGAGGAGCTCCGGAGCGGACTTGACCCCGCGGCGGTGGCTGCCGCCGCGGGAAGCTACTTGGAGATCCTCAACAAGGCTGCGATCGCCCTGCTCACGAGTGTCGGGCACCAGACCGGCCTGTTCGAGACGCTCGCGCAGCTGCCGCCGGCGACTAGTCGGCAAATCGCCGACGCGCGCGGCCTGGACGAACGTTACGTGCGGGAGTGGCTGGGCGGCATGACTGCGGCGGGGGTAGTCCGGTACGACGTCGCCGGCCGAACTTATCGGCTGCCCCGGGAACAGGCGGCCGTCCTGACCAGGGCCGCGGGGCCGAACAACATGGCACTGCTGATGCAGCATATCTCCATGATGGGCGAGGTGGAACAGAAGATCATCGACCGCTTCCACCGCGGCGGCGGGCTGGCCTACGGCGATTACCCGCACTTCCACCGCAATATGGCGGAGACCAGTGCGGCAGTCCACGACGCGGCCCTGCTGGACGTCATCCTGCCGCTCGCGCCGGAGCTTCCACAACGCCTGGCCCGCGGCATCGACCTGTGCGACATCGGGTGCGGCAGCGGCCATGCGATCAACCTGATGGCCAGCGCCTTCCCGGCCAGCAGGTTCACCGGCTACGACTTTTCCGGGAACGCCATCGAGGCCGCCCGCGCGGAAGCCGGCCGGATGGGCCTGGCGAACGCGTCCTTCGAGGTGCTGGACGTGGCCGCCCTGGACCGGGAGCAGGCCTTCGACGCGGTGACAGCCTTCGACGCGATCCATGACCAGGCGCATCCGGCCCAGGTGCTCACGAACATCCGCAAAGCGCTGCGGCCCGGCGGCGTGTTCCTGCTGGTAGACATCAAGGCCTCCAGCTACGTCGAGGACAATGCCGCCCTCCCGTGGGGCAGCTACCTGTATGCCATTTCGATGTTCCACTGCATGAGCGTTTCGCTCGGGCTCGACGGCGACGGGCTGGGCACCGTCTGGGGCCGGCAGCTGGCGCTGTCCATGCTGTCGGACGCTGGCTTCGGCCAGGTCGAGGCCAAGGAGATCGAGTCGGATCCGTTCAACGCATACTTCGTCGCAAGGCTATAG
- a CDS encoding helix-turn-helix transcriptional regulator has protein sequence MDNFNALLDTARAAYARGDWYAAHRDLAHAKELSGLSAQDLGLLGSAAWWVGEVRESLSLSEVVYHRFLDDGEPAEAAMKALNLGLLWFIRGDLVIASGWASRARRILADMPEGPAQGYLLYLDASIAFDFSPDGPAAQAAARLQELARRHRAPELTSFGLVLSGLVDLRAGRTASGFAQLDEAMLPVLAGMIPPEWAGDIYCTVIHACHELGDLPRMSAWTRATEQWCQQFHGEVVYSGICRIHRLQLLSVEGRWGEAEEAIERSGAELVGRNNWVAGEAFYQLGELRRLRGDTGGAQAAYARARELGTEPQPGESLLQQAAGHSDAAWAGLCSALSGRDRLACARLLESAVCIALARGLRDEAERFCTQLEETAAEFGTACFRAWAGHARAEVLIDAADFAHALPVLQSAAAGYRALQARYETARLYELSARAHRGMSQPAVADADEATALAIYRELGAAPDIRRFDRTPLPGGLTEREAVVLALIASGASNKDTAQTLFISQKTVGRHLANIFAKLGVSSRTAAAAWAHEHGLQSAGARRPAGPA, from the coding sequence ATGGACAATTTCAACGCACTGCTCGACACAGCGCGGGCGGCGTACGCCCGCGGGGATTGGTATGCCGCCCACCGGGATTTAGCGCATGCCAAGGAGCTCTCCGGACTGTCTGCACAGGACCTTGGCCTGCTGGGCAGCGCCGCCTGGTGGGTGGGGGAGGTCCGGGAATCGCTGTCGTTGTCCGAGGTGGTGTACCACCGCTTCCTGGACGACGGCGAGCCGGCCGAGGCGGCAATGAAGGCCTTGAACCTGGGCCTGCTGTGGTTCATCCGGGGCGACCTCGTCATTGCCTCCGGCTGGGCCAGCCGGGCCCGACGGATCTTGGCCGACATGCCGGAGGGGCCGGCGCAGGGCTACCTGCTGTACCTGGACGCCTCGATTGCCTTCGACTTCAGCCCCGACGGACCGGCAGCGCAGGCCGCGGCAAGGCTGCAGGAGCTGGCCCGCCGGCACCGCGCACCGGAGCTGACCTCGTTCGGGCTGGTGCTGTCCGGGCTGGTCGATCTGCGCGCAGGTAGGACGGCGTCCGGTTTCGCGCAGCTGGATGAGGCAATGCTGCCGGTGCTCGCCGGAATGATCCCGCCGGAATGGGCCGGCGACATCTACTGCACGGTGATCCACGCCTGCCATGAACTGGGCGACCTGCCGCGCATGAGCGCCTGGACCCGTGCCACGGAGCAGTGGTGCCAGCAGTTCCACGGGGAAGTGGTCTACTCGGGCATCTGCCGCATCCACCGGCTGCAGCTGCTCAGTGTGGAAGGCCGCTGGGGCGAGGCGGAGGAGGCCATCGAGCGCAGCGGCGCCGAGCTGGTCGGCCGGAACAACTGGGTGGCGGGCGAGGCCTTCTATCAGCTGGGCGAGCTCCGGCGGCTCCGCGGCGATACCGGCGGAGCGCAGGCAGCCTACGCCCGCGCCCGGGAGCTGGGCACCGAACCGCAGCCGGGGGAGTCCCTGCTGCAGCAGGCGGCGGGGCACAGCGACGCGGCCTGGGCAGGGCTGTGCTCGGCGCTGAGCGGCCGGGACCGGCTGGCCTGTGCGCGCTTGCTTGAGTCGGCGGTTTGCATCGCCCTGGCCAGGGGGCTGCGGGATGAAGCGGAGCGGTTCTGCACCCAGCTGGAGGAAACGGCGGCCGAGTTCGGCACGGCCTGCTTCCGCGCGTGGGCCGGCCACGCCAGGGCGGAAGTGCTGATCGACGCGGCAGACTTTGCGCACGCCCTGCCCGTGCTGCAGTCCGCGGCCGCCGGATACCGCGCACTGCAGGCCCGGTATGAGACGGCCAGGCTCTACGAGTTGTCCGCCCGGGCACACCGCGGCATGTCGCAGCCGGCCGTGGCCGACGCCGACGAGGCCACGGCGCTCGCAATCTACCGGGAACTCGGTGCGGCGCCTGACATCCGGCGCTTCGACCGGACCCCGCTGCCCGGAGGCCTGACCGAACGGGAAGCCGTTGTGCTGGCACTGATCGCTTCGGGGGCCAGCAACAAGGACACGGCCCAGACGCTGTTCATCAGCCAGAAGACCGTCGGGCGGCACCTGGCCAACATCTTCGCCAAGCTCGGGGTATCGTCCCGGACCGCGGCCGCCGCCTGGGCCCATGAGCACGGTCTGCAGTCCGCGGGCGCCCGCAGGCCGGCCGGCCCTGCATGA
- a CDS encoding endonuclease/exonuclease/phosphatase family protein encodes MKSTPLRRAAAALLAASLLGAFVPGTAVAAPAQVQVAASLDRPELASAGYTGFTLAWDAVSGANRYEVRYSIRSDMAGAPVIEKVNSRYLGDLEDATTYYIQYRALYREPGSDYGEYVRSAWSPSLKATTQANYPGAFTPLKASGGQDSITVSWNRTADTTHYTVKIADNMAMTLRPRTFSNITGTSLKITKLTHGSRSSMPSFIRVYAHNKTYKTRPSVRLTAYPAAPAVGGSEPLSVASQNLMCASCKVTGAPHWNTRKLTHLKTIKAKNPDVLLLQEAMNVNIPGTANTKAMTDFQARLKTIGYALDRTPEKAGTKHYWNRIAYKGSKYTLVKRGTFALPTPAGQDRRGAAWVALKSKKTGKIFYALSFHADPKLPLTGSVSKTAVMQTIDRQMNAINTRNRAVIVGGDMNSSFYQLPSNAPHEAFIKAGWTDTASSAAKTDFLYPTTNGYRKQQTSTFGRIDYVFTKNIAGTVSYENVLDIDAAGRLRSTPGSDHNMVLAKLKLK; translated from the coding sequence ATGAAGTCCACTCCCCTGCGCCGCGCCGCGGCCGCCCTCCTCGCCGCATCCCTGCTCGGCGCCTTCGTCCCCGGCACCGCCGTGGCGGCCCCCGCCCAGGTGCAGGTGGCAGCCAGCCTGGACAGGCCCGAACTGGCCTCTGCCGGCTACACCGGCTTCACCCTGGCCTGGGATGCTGTGTCCGGGGCCAACCGGTACGAGGTCCGCTATTCCATACGCTCCGACATGGCCGGCGCGCCGGTCATCGAGAAGGTCAACAGCCGCTACCTCGGCGACCTGGAGGACGCAACTACCTACTACATCCAGTACCGGGCGTTGTACCGCGAGCCCGGCAGCGACTACGGCGAATACGTCCGCTCCGCCTGGTCCCCGAGCCTGAAGGCGACCACGCAGGCCAACTACCCCGGCGCGTTCACCCCGCTGAAGGCATCGGGTGGGCAGGACAGCATCACGGTCTCCTGGAACCGGACCGCGGACACCACGCACTACACCGTGAAGATCGCCGACAACATGGCCATGACCTTGCGGCCGCGGACCTTCTCCAACATCACGGGCACCAGCCTGAAGATCACGAAGCTCACGCACGGCTCCCGGTCGTCGATGCCGAGCTTCATCCGGGTGTACGCGCACAACAAGACCTATAAGACCCGGCCCTCGGTCCGGCTGACCGCGTACCCGGCAGCGCCTGCCGTTGGCGGCAGCGAGCCGCTGAGCGTGGCCAGCCAAAACCTGATGTGCGCCAGCTGCAAGGTCACAGGCGCCCCGCACTGGAACACCCGCAAGCTCACGCACCTGAAGACCATCAAGGCCAAGAACCCGGACGTGCTCCTGCTCCAGGAGGCCATGAACGTCAACATCCCGGGCACCGCCAACACCAAGGCCATGACAGACTTCCAAGCCCGGCTGAAGACCATCGGCTACGCCCTGGACCGTACGCCGGAGAAGGCAGGCACCAAGCACTACTGGAACCGGATCGCGTACAAGGGCTCCAAATACACCCTTGTGAAGCGCGGCACCTTCGCCCTGCCGACCCCGGCAGGCCAGGACCGCCGCGGCGCCGCCTGGGTGGCGCTGAAATCGAAGAAGACCGGCAAGATCTTCTACGCGCTGTCCTTCCACGCCGACCCGAAGCTGCCGCTGACCGGCTCGGTGTCCAAGACCGCGGTCATGCAGACCATTGACCGGCAGATGAATGCAATCAACACCCGCAACCGTGCCGTGATCGTCGGCGGGGACATGAACAGCAGCTTCTACCAGCTGCCCTCCAACGCCCCGCACGAGGCCTTCATCAAGGCCGGCTGGACCGACACCGCTTCCTCGGCCGCCAAGACCGACTTCCTCTACCCGACGACCAACGGCTACCGGAAGCAGCAGACTTCGACGTTCGGGCGCATCGACTACGTCTTCACGAAGAACATCGCCGGCACCGTCTCCTACGAGAACGTTCTCGACATCGACGCCGCCGGCCGGCTGCGCTCCACGCCGGGATCGGACCACAACATGGTCCTGGCCAAACTGAAGCTGAAGTAG
- a CDS encoding SulP family inorganic anion transporter: MDRYGPEYDWTMKRSQRGGGPLVPLIGQLRSYDRTWLRGDLIAGITVAALIVPKNLGYAGIAGIPLQNGLYAAAAGAIAYGIFGTCRQISMGPSSGLAAVAASAVLAAGLTSPQDIASFVAGITLASGILFLLVAVLKMGWIAQFLSRAVVTGFLFGAAIDVVVGELPKLTGTNATGSNPIQELVSWLGTLGGTHPATLVVGTIALAVVFGLRAVAPSIPGALVLVVGGLLASAVFDLGTKGVALVGHVPSGLPSPQVPDLHLMWDKVGIVAIAAVALALIGFSQTAGDARAFSAKHHYRIDINQESTAQSLANTAAGLFQGMPVSTSLSASSLNDHSGARTGLASLTSGGTVLLTLLFLAPLFSNLPQPVLAALIIEAVVMGMMNLREMRRLARVQRFDFWIAVTAIACTVIFGVLTGVIIGIGLSLLWLISVATHPEMPVLGRQPGTQVFRETDGHPGDEVLPDIAVVRFDGGLFFATADALEDRLREAIQSTPRLTGIVLDCEGINFIDSQGAAKLADVVHLTREAGINLRLARLKPAVRATLERDGVVERLGAQMIHGNIHRAVQAEQAAAQQGRDGTPG, encoded by the coding sequence GTGGACCGCTACGGCCCGGAGTATGACTGGACCATGAAAAGGTCGCAGCGCGGGGGCGGGCCCCTGGTGCCCCTGATCGGACAACTCCGTTCCTACGACCGCACCTGGCTGCGCGGCGACCTGATCGCCGGGATCACCGTCGCTGCCCTGATCGTTCCGAAGAACCTGGGGTATGCCGGCATCGCGGGAATCCCGCTGCAGAACGGACTGTATGCGGCCGCGGCCGGGGCGATTGCCTACGGCATCTTCGGCACCTGCCGGCAGATCTCGATGGGGCCCAGCTCGGGCCTGGCAGCGGTGGCTGCGAGCGCCGTGCTCGCCGCCGGCCTCACCAGCCCGCAGGATATTGCCTCGTTTGTCGCCGGAATCACCCTCGCATCCGGAATCCTGTTCCTGCTCGTTGCCGTCCTCAAAATGGGCTGGATTGCCCAGTTCCTCTCCCGGGCCGTGGTGACCGGCTTCCTCTTCGGCGCGGCGATCGACGTCGTCGTCGGTGAACTGCCGAAGCTCACCGGTACTAACGCCACCGGCTCCAATCCGATCCAGGAACTGGTCTCATGGCTGGGAACCCTGGGCGGGACGCATCCGGCGACGCTCGTCGTGGGCACGATTGCGCTGGCCGTCGTCTTCGGCCTAAGGGCAGTCGCGCCCAGCATTCCCGGCGCATTGGTCCTGGTCGTCGGTGGACTCCTCGCATCAGCGGTGTTTGATCTTGGGACCAAGGGCGTGGCACTGGTGGGACATGTGCCCAGCGGGCTGCCGTCGCCGCAGGTCCCGGACCTCCACCTGATGTGGGACAAGGTGGGCATCGTGGCAATCGCGGCCGTGGCGCTCGCCTTGATCGGCTTCTCCCAGACCGCAGGAGATGCGCGGGCCTTCTCCGCGAAGCACCACTACCGGATCGACATTAATCAGGAGTCAACGGCCCAGTCGCTGGCCAACACGGCGGCCGGCCTGTTCCAGGGTATGCCGGTCTCTACGAGCCTGTCGGCAAGCTCGCTGAACGACCACTCCGGGGCCAGGACCGGCCTGGCTTCCCTCACCTCGGGCGGCACGGTCCTGCTCACGCTGCTCTTCCTGGCCCCGCTCTTCTCGAACCTGCCGCAGCCGGTGCTGGCGGCCCTGATCATCGAAGCCGTCGTCATGGGCATGATGAACCTGCGCGAAATGCGGCGGCTGGCCCGGGTGCAGCGGTTCGACTTCTGGATTGCGGTCACCGCGATCGCCTGCACCGTCATCTTCGGCGTGCTCACGGGTGTGATCATCGGCATCGGACTTTCGCTCCTCTGGCTCATCTCCGTGGCCACCCACCCCGAGATGCCGGTCCTGGGACGCCAGCCGGGCACCCAGGTCTTCCGCGAAACCGACGGGCACCCCGGCGACGAGGTGCTTCCCGACATCGCCGTGGTGCGCTTCGATGGCGGACTCTTCTTCGCCACCGCCGACGCGCTGGAGGACCGCCTGCGCGAGGCCATTCAATCGACGCCGCGCCTTACCGGCATCGTGCTCGACTGCGAAGGGATCAACTTCATCGACTCCCAGGGCGCAGCCAAGCTGGCGGACGTTGTGCACCTGACCCGCGAGGCCGGCATCAACCTGCGACTGGCCCGGCTGAAGCCCGCCGTACGCGCGACGCTGGAGAGGGACGGTGTGGTGGAGCGCCTCGGCGCGCAGATGATCCATGGGAACATCCACCGGGCCGTGCAGGCGGAACAGGCTGCAGCCCAGCAGGGACGCGACGGCACGCCCGGCTGA
- a CDS encoding cation:proton antiporter has product MESRIRMVTAATILGIIIVWSAISRPFDRYGVTSALFLTAAGFAVGASTLGMLDITLEAEVVERVAELALVLLLFSDAARLDLRSLRQELGWPSRLLLIGLPLTMLAGMWVGTLVFPGMALASAALLATMLAPTDAALGRKVVADSAVPARVRQALDVESGLNDGLAVPFFLVALEIANADLTTGITGAVVSNMAAQIGWGLAGGLAAGILGGLLFRTADRRGWISPEWRQVVTMAVALLAYTLALTLGGSGFIAAFVGGIAFGRASGARGSQVTLFAEESGDFLAAVTWIGFGALALTWAVPHITWQVILYAVLSLTLVRMVPVAIAFAGQSVKAPTTAFIGWFGPRGLASLVFALLAFERGVPDGEVVFTTAVITVALSVMLHGLSSVPLVALYHRWYEVHAAVHPAAEEATPATMPRRRRQFPTLGSAGFHRGGKPG; this is encoded by the coding sequence ATGGAGAGCAGGATCCGCATGGTGACGGCGGCGACGATACTGGGAATCATCATCGTTTGGAGCGCCATCTCCAGGCCATTTGACCGCTATGGCGTCACCTCGGCCCTGTTCCTGACCGCCGCAGGATTCGCCGTCGGCGCGTCGACACTCGGCATGCTTGACATCACCCTGGAGGCCGAGGTGGTCGAGCGCGTGGCGGAGCTCGCGCTCGTGCTGCTGCTGTTCAGCGATGCCGCCCGGCTCGACCTTCGCTCGCTTCGCCAGGAACTGGGGTGGCCGAGCCGCCTGCTGCTGATTGGCCTGCCGCTCACGATGCTCGCCGGAATGTGGGTCGGAACCCTCGTTTTCCCTGGCATGGCGCTCGCGTCCGCCGCCCTGCTGGCCACGATGCTGGCCCCGACCGACGCCGCCCTGGGCCGGAAGGTCGTGGCGGATAGCGCCGTTCCGGCCCGTGTGCGGCAAGCCTTGGACGTCGAGAGCGGCCTCAACGATGGACTCGCCGTCCCCTTCTTCCTCGTCGCCCTTGAAATCGCCAACGCCGATCTCACGACCGGGATCACCGGGGCGGTCGTCAGCAACATGGCCGCCCAGATCGGCTGGGGACTCGCCGGCGGACTCGCAGCGGGAATCCTGGGCGGGCTGCTGTTCCGCACCGCAGACCGGCGGGGATGGATCAGCCCGGAGTGGCGACAGGTTGTGACGATGGCCGTGGCGCTGCTGGCCTACACCCTCGCGCTGACGCTCGGCGGCAGCGGTTTTATCGCCGCCTTCGTCGGCGGCATCGCGTTCGGGAGGGCTTCGGGCGCACGCGGATCGCAGGTTACGCTGTTCGCCGAGGAGTCAGGCGACTTCCTGGCCGCCGTAACCTGGATCGGATTCGGAGCACTGGCCCTAACCTGGGCCGTCCCGCACATCACCTGGCAGGTGATCCTCTACGCTGTGCTCAGTCTGACACTGGTGCGTATGGTCCCCGTGGCGATCGCCTTCGCCGGCCAGAGCGTGAAGGCCCCGACGACGGCGTTCATCGGCTGGTTCGGTCCGCGCGGCCTCGCCTCACTCGTGTTCGCGCTGCTCGCCTTCGAGCGCGGGGTTCCCGACGGTGAAGTCGTGTTCACGACCGCGGTCATCACCGTTGCGCTCAGCGTCATGCTCCACGGCCTCAGCTCGGTCCCGCTGGTCGCCCTCTACCACCGGTGGTACGAGGTCCACGCCGCCGTACATCCGGCAGCGGAAGAGGCGACGCCGGCGACAATGCCCCGCCGTCGGCGCCAGTTCCCCACCCTCGGTTCCGCCGGCTTCCACCGCGGTGGAAAACCGGGCTGA
- a CDS encoding BCCT family transporter, with translation MVQQISRPNAETMPSSPLPPQPPAPASPRRLGSVFWASVGLIAAFVIWASASPTSLGNVMTASMNWVAASVGWSYLVVTLLCIGLMIYLGFSRFGDIRLGSSTDRPEHSTWAWLAMILSAVMGIGLISYGVAEPISHFIAPPHALAQPETMDAAVRAMQFSFFDWGPHAWAVFGVFGLAIGYSTHRKKRPGLVSPMLRPIFGSLVDGWFGKAIDVFAIIATLFGTTTSLGLGASQIAEGLGRVFGLPSGLVTQILIIAVVTVLFTLSALSGVNRGIKYISQITMTLSVALAVYVFVAGPTNFISNLFFRSVGQYFNDFFQVSLITPTTPDDLQWMQWWTYFMMAWWLSWGAFVGVFLAKISKGRTVRQFVVGVLGVPSLVFFAWFTIFGGSAIHMDMNGAGVGAATTENINSAFFAMLENLPLVQITAVATVILVALFFISGADANTFVLSMLSSKGTLDPGKPVLVMWGGLTGACAVLLLVVGGLTALQQAAMLSALPFTLIVALLGASLIIELRRDHEFAAFRHARLKDLPVKNRKGSA, from the coding sequence ATGGTTCAACAAATCTCTCGACCGAACGCGGAAACCATGCCCAGCAGCCCGCTGCCCCCGCAACCGCCGGCACCTGCATCGCCGCGGCGGCTCGGCTCTGTCTTTTGGGCCTCGGTAGGACTGATCGCAGCGTTTGTCATCTGGGCATCAGCAAGCCCCACGAGCCTGGGTAACGTCATGACCGCCAGCATGAACTGGGTAGCAGCCTCGGTCGGCTGGAGCTACCTGGTGGTGACGCTGCTCTGCATCGGCCTGATGATATATCTCGGCTTCAGCAGGTTCGGCGACATCCGCCTGGGTTCGAGCACGGACCGGCCCGAGCACAGCACCTGGGCGTGGCTGGCCATGATCCTGTCCGCCGTCATGGGCATCGGCCTGATCAGTTACGGCGTCGCCGAACCGATCTCGCACTTCATTGCGCCGCCGCACGCACTGGCCCAGCCGGAGACGATGGACGCGGCCGTCCGGGCCATGCAGTTCAGCTTCTTCGACTGGGGACCGCACGCCTGGGCCGTCTTCGGAGTCTTCGGGCTGGCCATCGGTTACTCCACGCACCGCAAAAAGCGGCCGGGCCTGGTATCCCCGATGCTGCGGCCGATTTTCGGCAGCCTCGTGGACGGATGGTTCGGCAAGGCCATCGACGTCTTCGCGATCATCGCCACTCTCTTCGGGACCACCACGTCCCTGGGGCTAGGCGCCTCCCAGATCGCCGAGGGCCTGGGGCGCGTCTTCGGGCTGCCGTCCGGCCTGGTGACGCAGATCCTGATCATCGCCGTCGTGACTGTCCTGTTCACGCTGTCCGCGCTGTCCGGCGTGAACCGCGGCATCAAGTACATCAGCCAGATCACCATGACCCTGTCGGTCGCGCTGGCCGTCTACGTGTTCGTCGCGGGCCCCACGAACTTCATCTCGAACTTGTTCTTCCGCTCCGTGGGACAGTACTTCAACGACTTCTTCCAGGTCAGCCTCATCACTCCGACCACTCCAGATGACCTGCAGTGGATGCAGTGGTGGACCTACTTCATGATGGCCTGGTGGCTGAGCTGGGGCGCCTTCGTCGGCGTGTTCCTGGCCAAGATCTCCAAGGGCCGCACGGTTCGCCAGTTCGTCGTCGGCGTCCTCGGAGTGCCCAGCCTGGTCTTCTTCGCCTGGTTCACCATCTTCGGCGGCTCCGCCATCCACATGGACATGAACGGTGCCGGCGTCGGTGCGGCCACCACCGAGAACATTAACTCCGCCTTCTTCGCCATGTTGGAGAATCTGCCTCTGGTCCAGATCACTGCCGTTGCTACGGTGATCCTGGTTGCGCTGTTCTTCATCTCGGGGGCAGATGCCAACACGTTCGTGCTGAGCATGCTCTCCTCCAAAGGTACGCTGGATCCCGGCAAGCCCGTGCTCGTCATGTGGGGAGGCCTCACCGGTGCCTGCGCTGTCCTGCTGCTGGTAGTCGGTGGCCTGACCGCCCTGCAGCAGGCGGCGATGCTTTCCGCCCTGCCCTTCACGCTGATCGTCGCCTTGCTCGGAGCATCGCTGATCATCGAACTCAGGCGCGATCACGAGTTCGCCGCTTTCCGGCACGCGCGTCTGAAGGACCTGCCCGTGAAGAATCGGAAGGGGTCAGCCTAG
- a CDS encoding flavin reductase codes for MQQTFDSVVANVWAAAWDRGEVEALGTLVSADYLRVSKGSGKTLNLEQLQSEILAIREAFPDLVTTVDAVVVDGASAAIFWTSTGTHSAPFMGVPATGRQVQTRGSNFVTVEGGLIKQETVTWDSSELLSSLGIRHLGDALGEADGVVVDSLSGEPDLELMKGFNRQFVTGVTVVTTKENGVPKGLAVNAYASVSLEPPLVMVCIQKTSSTYPALFASSHLGINILSNEQKPTVSTFASKSADKFAEINWHAGPHGSPLIDGSSAALEAEIRERFQAKTHTVFICRVRHAEVSETAPMVYQAGRFFDSEGLSQL; via the coding sequence ATGCAACAAACTTTCGACAGCGTAGTAGCAAATGTGTGGGCGGCGGCATGGGACAGGGGAGAGGTGGAGGCCCTGGGAACACTCGTTTCCGCTGATTACCTCAGGGTCAGCAAGGGCAGCGGCAAAACCCTGAACCTGGAGCAGCTGCAGTCAGAGATCCTGGCCATCAGGGAAGCCTTCCCGGACCTGGTTACGACAGTGGATGCCGTTGTCGTCGACGGCGCCAGCGCGGCCATCTTCTGGACCTCGACCGGTACCCACAGCGCCCCCTTTATGGGTGTCCCGGCGACCGGCCGGCAGGTCCAGACACGCGGCTCGAATTTCGTGACCGTGGAAGGCGGCCTTATCAAGCAGGAGACAGTGACATGGGACAGCAGTGAACTGCTGAGCTCCCTTGGTATCCGGCACCTGGGCGACGCACTCGGAGAAGCTGATGGCGTCGTCGTTGATTCCCTCTCCGGCGAGCCGGATCTTGAACTGATGAAGGGGTTCAACCGGCAGTTCGTCACCGGCGTCACCGTGGTCACGACCAAGGAGAACGGCGTTCCCAAGGGCCTGGCGGTCAACGCTTACGCCTCGGTCTCCCTCGAACCGCCGCTTGTGATGGTCTGCATCCAGAAGACGTCCTCCACTTACCCGGCACTGTTCGCTTCCAGCCACCTCGGTATCAATATCCTCAGCAACGAACAAAAGCCCACCGTGTCCACGTTCGCGTCGAAATCGGCGGATAAGTTTGCCGAGATCAACTGGCACGCCGGTCCGCACGGTTCGCCCTTGATTGACGGTTCCTCCGCCGCGCTCGAGGCGGAGATCCGCGAGCGGTTCCAGGCGAAGACCCACACCGTCTTTATCTGCCGTGTCCGCCACGCCGAGGTCAGCGAAACCGCGCCCATGGTCTACCAGGCGGGCCGCTTCTTCGACAGCGAAGGCCTGTCTCAGCTCTAA
- a CDS encoding GntR family transcriptional regulator produces the protein MQEMLMKTQGNEDSSKEHSLLDRVRTLILGGQFPPGAPVSEVFLAQEFEVSRTPIRETLKQLQHEGLVEIRPKVGTFVREPTRREIVELFQLKESLEGLAAGLLTRRGKVREISILERNVEESVEAAAEQDAERYAELVHEFHRTIITGADNNKLVEHYERLMNQLAYHRLVLRTAEHPGRISASTSEHRTVLSMIKDKDHFGAEAAMRNHVYASSREVLTDSRTRND, from the coding sequence ATGCAAGAAATGCTGATGAAGACGCAGGGCAACGAGGATTCCTCCAAAGAGCATTCCCTGCTCGACAGGGTCCGTACGTTGATCCTCGGCGGGCAATTTCCTCCCGGCGCTCCGGTGTCGGAGGTATTCCTGGCCCAGGAGTTCGAGGTCAGCCGCACTCCCATCCGCGAGACTCTCAAGCAGTTGCAGCACGAAGGCCTGGTCGAAATCCGCCCCAAGGTCGGCACGTTCGTGCGGGAACCGACCCGGCGCGAGATAGTCGAGCTGTTCCAGCTGAAGGAAAGCCTCGAGGGCCTGGCTGCCGGCCTGCTGACGCGGCGCGGCAAGGTCCGTGAGATTTCGATCCTTGAGCGCAATGTCGAGGAGTCCGTCGAGGCCGCAGCGGAACAGGATGCCGAACGGTATGCCGAGCTGGTGCACGAATTCCACCGGACGATCATTACCGGCGCGGACAACAACAAGCTGGTGGAGCACTACGAGCGGCTGATGAACCAGTTGGCCTACCACCGCCTGGTCCTGCGGACCGCGGAGCATCCCGGCCGCATCAGTGCCTCGACCTCGGAACACCGCACCGTCCTGTCGATGATCAAGGACAAGGACCACTTCGGCGCCGAAGCGGCCATGCGAAACCATGTCTACGCATCCTCCCGCGAAGTCCTGACGGACTCTCGGACCCGGAACGACTGA